One window from the genome of Gadus macrocephalus chromosome 7, ASM3116895v1 encodes:
- the ssh2b gene encoding protein phosphatase Slingshot homolog 2b isoform X2 has product MALVTVQRSPTPSTSSSPCVSESGSGEEDRRSQPRSISESFLTVKGAAVFLPRGNGSTPSSASRFSQLRSKHAGDLQQHLQTMFTVLRPEDNIKLAVRLESSHPQVTRYMVVVSTNGRQDTEESLVLGMDFCPPESLTCSVGLVLPLWSDTRIHLDGDGGFSVSTETRVHVFKPVSVQAMWSALQSLHKACEVARCHNYFPGSLFLTWVSYYQSQVSSDQFRINEWNAMQDVQSHRADSPNLFSDVPTERERTERLIKNSLKEIMMQKDLENVTSKEIRTELEMSMTCNLREFKEYIDNEMIVILGQMDSPTEIFEHVYLGSEWNASNLEELQNSGVQYILNVTREIDNFFPGLFEYHNIRVYDEEATDLLAYWNETYKFISRAKKAGAKCLVHCKMGVSRSASTVIAYAMKEYGWDLERAFRYVKELRAVTKPNPSFMKQLEEYQGILLASKQRHNKLWRSHSDSDLSEHHEPLSKPSAHSLGPSDPHNQASSTAPTLEELLQPPGPSALGAAGPSQSTSLPDTGTLDACRTARPPAPRPRGAPSSAALNGAAAPLPPRGPPPAPSAGPASPPLPLADGPLAPEEDPAGPPVEDPAGPPALLPPELSAAGVHERPPAPPSVQRLPPAVAPSAEAPERPLEAPPLAPGRRGAEVPDEASPGRARRLSGLPSENGTPAPADATTDHINFFSAREKFQGLSQDGKPLGQSKGPLKEGQGPPLEEGPGDGQREREEGRKDDPLRVQIIELKPPPPVSQSERPGQQDEGSEREAAEKAPSASAKEKEKESASDAPAPSKEEEEGEEPDGAPLCRDWTRGSVKRVTRQLEQRMKREQDPPSAAPPPPPGSSCTRRRSQLPPPSPPEDPPNGGPDPPSSPLDPVAGGFQEAGVEVQREEDRTVRPPLSTSSPPSPRHHHHHPSLLYSSAPPLSSVDFLCLEGVTEQDSSDWDRPADGMVMRGTWATLRELGAFLQQVSANKWGRGVEQRVREVEAKIRQAGLTPPSLMKRSASLAKLGCLELLANELSEWDPRAASAAAAAAPSVADPPPLHGGSDESKKKQRVQGYTSSGPLPPAPAPLRPLGLIAMATRQQYGRTQPLRRLKRRSVSNLYHTM; this is encoded by the exons GAATCTGGTAGTGGGGAAGAAGACCGCCGTTCTCAGCCAAGGAG catcaGTGAGAGTTTCCTGACGGTAAAAGGCGCCGCTGTGTTCCTGCCCAGAGGGAACGGCTCCACTCCCTCCTCCGCCTCACGCTTCTCCCAGCTGCGCAGCAAACATGCAG GGGACCTGCAGCAGCATCTGCAGACGATGTTCACCGTCCTCAGACCGGAGGACAACATCAAACTG GCGGTGCGTCTGGAGAGCAGCCACCCCCAGGTCACCCGCTACATGGTGGTGGTGTCCACCAACGGGCGGCAGGACACGGAGGAGAGCCTGGTCCTGGGGATGGACTTCTGCCCCCCAGAGAG CTTAACTTGTTCTGTGGGACTGGTCTTACCACTATGGAGCGACACCCGCATACATCTGGATGGAGACGG GGGCTTCAGTGTCTCCACCGAAACCAGAGTGCACGTCTTCAAGCCCGTGTCCGTGCAGGCCATGTG gTCGGCGCTGCAGTCGCTCCACAAGGCGTGCGAGGTGGCCCGTTGCCATAACTACTTCCCCGGTAGTCTTTTCCTGACGTGGGTCAGCTACTACCAGAGCCAGGTGTCCTCGGACCAGTTTCGGATCAACGAGTGGAACGCCATGCAGGACGTCCAGTCGCACCGCGCCGACTCGCCCAACCTCTTCTCCGACGT acccacagaaagagagaggacagagcggCTCATTAAAAACAGTTTGAAGGAGATCATGATGCAGAAGGATCTGGAGAATGTCACCAGCAAAGAG ATCCGAACAGAGCTGGAGATGTCCATGACGTGTAACCTGCGGGAGTTCAAGGAGTACATAGACAACGAGATGATTGTGATCCTGGGTCAGATGGACAGCCCCACAGAGATCTTCGAACACGTCTACCTG ggaTCAGAGTGGAACGCATCCAACCTGGAAGAGCTGCAGAACAGTGG GGTTCAGTACATCCTGAACGTCACCAGGGAGATCGACAACTTCTTCCCTGGCCTCTTTGAGTACCACAACATCCGCGTGTACGACGAGGAAGCCACGGACCTGCTGGCCTACTGGAACGAGACCTACAAGTTCATCTCCAGGGCCAA GAAGGCCGGGGCCAAGTGCCTGGTGCACTGCAAGATGGGGGTGAGTCGCTCGGCGTCCACCGTGATCGCCTACGCCATGAAGGAGTACGGCTGGGACCTGGAGCGCGCCTTCCGCTACGTCAAGGAGCTCCGCGCTGTCACCAAGCCCAACCCTTCCTTCATGAAGCAGCTGGAGGAGTACCAGGGCATCCTGCTGGCcag TAAGCAGAGGCACAACAAGCTGTGGCGCTCGCACTCCGACAGCGACCTCTCTGAGCACCACGAGCCCCTGTCCAAGCCCTCCGCCCACAGCCTGGGCCCCTCTGACCCCCACAACCAG GCCAGTAGCACGGCCCCCaccctggaggagctgctgcagccgccGGGGCCCTCGGCCCTCGGCGCCGCGGGGCCGTCCCAGTCCACCAGCCTGCCCGACACCGGGACCCTGGACGCCTGCCGCACCGCCCGGCCGCCGGCACCgaggccccggggggccccgAGCTCCGCCGCACTGAACGGAGCCGCGGCCCCGCTCCCGCCGCGcggcccccctcccgccccctcgGCCGGGCCCGCCTCCCCGCCGCTTCCCCTCGCCGACGGCCCCCTCGCCCCAGAGGAGGACCCGGCCGGGCCCCCAGTGGAGGACCCGGCCGGGCCCCCA GCCCTCCTGCCCCCCGAGCTCTCCGCGGCCGGTGTCCACGAGAGGCCCCCTGCGCCCCCTTCCGTCCAACGCCTCCCCCCCGCAGTGGCCCCCAGCGCCGAGGCACCCGAGCGGCCCCTGGAGGCGCCGCCTCTGGCCCCCGGCCGGCGCGGGGCGGAGGTCCCCGACGAGGCCTCACCGGGTCGCGCCCGGCGCCTCTCCGGGTTGCCGTCGGAGAACGGGACGCCCGCCCCTGCTGACGCGACCACGGACCACATCAACTTCTTCAGCGCCAGGGAGAAGTTCCAGGGTCTGTCCCAGGACGGGAAGCCTCTGGGCCAGTCTAAGGGCCCCCTGAAAGAAGGCCAGGGGCCCCCCCTGGAGGAGGGGCCGGGCGacgggcagagggagagggaggagggcagaAAG GACGACCCGCTTCGGGTGCAGATCATAGAACTGAAGCCTCCTCcgcctgtcagccaatcagagcgtcCCGGCCAGCAGGACGAGGGCAGCGAGCGGGAGGCGGCGGAGAAAGCGCCGTCTGCGTCggcgaaggagaaggagaaggagagcgcCAGTGACGCTCCCGCCCcctccaaggaggaggaggagggggaggagccggacGGCGCTCCTCTTTGCAGGGATTGGACGAGAGGCTCGGTGAAGCGCGTCACTCGGCAGCTGGAGCAGCGCATGAAGCGGGAGCAGGACCCCCCCTCCGCCGCCCCCCCTCCGCCGCCCGGCTCCTCCTGCACTCGCCGGCGATCGCAGCTCCCTCCCCCGTCCCCGCCTGAAGACCCCCCCAACGGAGGTCCggaccccccctccagccctctgGACCCGGTCGCCGGCGGCTTCCAGGAGGCGGGTGTCGAGGTCCAGCGGGAGGAGGACCGGACGGTGAGAccccccctctctacctcttCGCCCCCGTCaccccgtcaccaccaccaccacccctctctgCTCTACTCCtcggccccccccctctcctcggtGGACTTCCTGTGCCTGGAGGGCGTGACGGAGCAGGACTCGTCGGACTGGGACCGGCCCGCCGACGGGATGGTGATGAGGGGGACGTGGGCCACGCTGCGGGAGCTGGGGGCCTTCCTGCAGCAGGTGAGCGCCAACAAGTGGGGGCGCGGCGTCGAGCAGAGGGTCCGCGAGGTGGAGGCCAAGATCCGGCAGGCGGGGCTCACCCCCCCCTCGCTGATGAAGCGCTCGGCCTCGCTGGCCAAGCTGGGCTGCCTGGAGCTGCTGGCCAACGAGCTGAGCGAGTGGGACCCGAGGGCCGCCTCCGCGGCCGCAGCCGCCGCCCCCAGCGTGGCGGACCCCCCCCCGCTGCACGGGGGCAGCGACGAGTCCAAGAAGAAGCAGCGGGTCCAAGGCTACACCTCCTCGGGACcgctgccccccgcccccgccccgctgCGGCCTCTCGGGCTGATCGCCATGGCGACCCGGCAGCAGTATGGAAGAACCCAGCCCTTGAGGAGGCTGAAGAGACGGAGCGTGAGCAACCTGTACCACACCATGTGA
- the ssh2b gene encoding protein phosphatase Slingshot homolog 2b isoform X1, protein MALVTVQRSPTPSTSSSPCVSESGSGEEDRRSQPRSISESFLTVKGAAVFLPRGNGSTPSSASRFSQLRSKHAGDLQQHLQTMFTVLRPEDNIKLAVRLESSHPQVTRYMVVVSTNGRQDTEESLVLGMDFCPPESLTCSVGLVLPLWSDTRIHLDGDGGFSVSTETRVHVFKPVSVQAMWSALQSLHKACEVARCHNYFPGSLFLTWVSYYQSQVSSDQFRINEWNAMQDVQSHRADSPNLFSDVPTERERTERLIKNSLKEIMMQKDLENVTSKEIRTELEMSMTCNLREFKEYIDNEMIVILGQMDSPTEIFEHVYLGSEWNASNLEELQNSGVQYILNVTREIDNFFPGLFEYHNIRVYDEEATDLLAYWNETYKFISRAKKAGAKCLVHCKMGVSRSASTVIAYAMKEYGWDLERAFRYVKELRAVTKPNPSFMKQLEEYQGILLASKQRHNKLWRSHSDSDLSEHHEPLSKPSAHSLGPSDPHNQASSTAPTLEELLQPPGPSALGAAGPSQSTSLPDTGTLDACRTARPPAPRPRGAPSSAALNGAAAPLPPRGPPPAPSAGPASPPLPLADGPLAPEEDPAGPPVEDPAGPPVEDPAGPPALLPPELSAAGVHERPPAPPSVQRLPPAVAPSAEAPERPLEAPPLAPGRRGAEVPDEASPGRARRLSGLPSENGTPAPADATTDHINFFSAREKFQGLSQDGKPLGQSKGPLKEGQGPPLEEGPGDGQREREEGRKDDPLRVQIIELKPPPPVSQSERPGQQDEGSEREAAEKAPSASAKEKEKESASDAPAPSKEEEEGEEPDGAPLCRDWTRGSVKRVTRQLEQRMKREQDPPSAAPPPPPGSSCTRRRSQLPPPSPPEDPPNGGPDPPSSPLDPVAGGFQEAGVEVQREEDRTVRPPLSTSSPPSPRHHHHHPSLLYSSAPPLSSVDFLCLEGVTEQDSSDWDRPADGMVMRGTWATLRELGAFLQQVSANKWGRGVEQRVREVEAKIRQAGLTPPSLMKRSASLAKLGCLELLANELSEWDPRAASAAAAAAPSVADPPPLHGGSDESKKKQRVQGYTSSGPLPPAPAPLRPLGLIAMATRQQYGRTQPLRRLKRRSVSNLYHTM, encoded by the exons GAATCTGGTAGTGGGGAAGAAGACCGCCGTTCTCAGCCAAGGAG catcaGTGAGAGTTTCCTGACGGTAAAAGGCGCCGCTGTGTTCCTGCCCAGAGGGAACGGCTCCACTCCCTCCTCCGCCTCACGCTTCTCCCAGCTGCGCAGCAAACATGCAG GGGACCTGCAGCAGCATCTGCAGACGATGTTCACCGTCCTCAGACCGGAGGACAACATCAAACTG GCGGTGCGTCTGGAGAGCAGCCACCCCCAGGTCACCCGCTACATGGTGGTGGTGTCCACCAACGGGCGGCAGGACACGGAGGAGAGCCTGGTCCTGGGGATGGACTTCTGCCCCCCAGAGAG CTTAACTTGTTCTGTGGGACTGGTCTTACCACTATGGAGCGACACCCGCATACATCTGGATGGAGACGG GGGCTTCAGTGTCTCCACCGAAACCAGAGTGCACGTCTTCAAGCCCGTGTCCGTGCAGGCCATGTG gTCGGCGCTGCAGTCGCTCCACAAGGCGTGCGAGGTGGCCCGTTGCCATAACTACTTCCCCGGTAGTCTTTTCCTGACGTGGGTCAGCTACTACCAGAGCCAGGTGTCCTCGGACCAGTTTCGGATCAACGAGTGGAACGCCATGCAGGACGTCCAGTCGCACCGCGCCGACTCGCCCAACCTCTTCTCCGACGT acccacagaaagagagaggacagagcggCTCATTAAAAACAGTTTGAAGGAGATCATGATGCAGAAGGATCTGGAGAATGTCACCAGCAAAGAG ATCCGAACAGAGCTGGAGATGTCCATGACGTGTAACCTGCGGGAGTTCAAGGAGTACATAGACAACGAGATGATTGTGATCCTGGGTCAGATGGACAGCCCCACAGAGATCTTCGAACACGTCTACCTG ggaTCAGAGTGGAACGCATCCAACCTGGAAGAGCTGCAGAACAGTGG GGTTCAGTACATCCTGAACGTCACCAGGGAGATCGACAACTTCTTCCCTGGCCTCTTTGAGTACCACAACATCCGCGTGTACGACGAGGAAGCCACGGACCTGCTGGCCTACTGGAACGAGACCTACAAGTTCATCTCCAGGGCCAA GAAGGCCGGGGCCAAGTGCCTGGTGCACTGCAAGATGGGGGTGAGTCGCTCGGCGTCCACCGTGATCGCCTACGCCATGAAGGAGTACGGCTGGGACCTGGAGCGCGCCTTCCGCTACGTCAAGGAGCTCCGCGCTGTCACCAAGCCCAACCCTTCCTTCATGAAGCAGCTGGAGGAGTACCAGGGCATCCTGCTGGCcag TAAGCAGAGGCACAACAAGCTGTGGCGCTCGCACTCCGACAGCGACCTCTCTGAGCACCACGAGCCCCTGTCCAAGCCCTCCGCCCACAGCCTGGGCCCCTCTGACCCCCACAACCAG GCCAGTAGCACGGCCCCCaccctggaggagctgctgcagccgccGGGGCCCTCGGCCCTCGGCGCCGCGGGGCCGTCCCAGTCCACCAGCCTGCCCGACACCGGGACCCTGGACGCCTGCCGCACCGCCCGGCCGCCGGCACCgaggccccggggggccccgAGCTCCGCCGCACTGAACGGAGCCGCGGCCCCGCTCCCGCCGCGcggcccccctcccgccccctcgGCCGGGCCCGCCTCCCCGCCGCTTCCCCTCGCCGACGGCCCCCTCGCCCCAGAGGAGGACCCGGCCGGGCCCCCAGTGGAGGACCCGGCCGGGCCCCCAGTGGAGGACCCCGCCGGGCCCCCA GCCCTCCTGCCCCCCGAGCTCTCCGCGGCCGGTGTCCACGAGAGGCCCCCTGCGCCCCCTTCCGTCCAACGCCTCCCCCCCGCAGTGGCCCCCAGCGCCGAGGCACCCGAGCGGCCCCTGGAGGCGCCGCCTCTGGCCCCCGGCCGGCGCGGGGCGGAGGTCCCCGACGAGGCCTCACCGGGTCGCGCCCGGCGCCTCTCCGGGTTGCCGTCGGAGAACGGGACGCCCGCCCCTGCTGACGCGACCACGGACCACATCAACTTCTTCAGCGCCAGGGAGAAGTTCCAGGGTCTGTCCCAGGACGGGAAGCCTCTGGGCCAGTCTAAGGGCCCCCTGAAAGAAGGCCAGGGGCCCCCCCTGGAGGAGGGGCCGGGCGacgggcagagggagagggaggagggcagaAAG GACGACCCGCTTCGGGTGCAGATCATAGAACTGAAGCCTCCTCcgcctgtcagccaatcagagcgtcCCGGCCAGCAGGACGAGGGCAGCGAGCGGGAGGCGGCGGAGAAAGCGCCGTCTGCGTCggcgaaggagaaggagaaggagagcgcCAGTGACGCTCCCGCCCcctccaaggaggaggaggagggggaggagccggacGGCGCTCCTCTTTGCAGGGATTGGACGAGAGGCTCGGTGAAGCGCGTCACTCGGCAGCTGGAGCAGCGCATGAAGCGGGAGCAGGACCCCCCCTCCGCCGCCCCCCCTCCGCCGCCCGGCTCCTCCTGCACTCGCCGGCGATCGCAGCTCCCTCCCCCGTCCCCGCCTGAAGACCCCCCCAACGGAGGTCCggaccccccctccagccctctgGACCCGGTCGCCGGCGGCTTCCAGGAGGCGGGTGTCGAGGTCCAGCGGGAGGAGGACCGGACGGTGAGAccccccctctctacctcttCGCCCCCGTCaccccgtcaccaccaccaccacccctctctgCTCTACTCCtcggccccccccctctcctcggtGGACTTCCTGTGCCTGGAGGGCGTGACGGAGCAGGACTCGTCGGACTGGGACCGGCCCGCCGACGGGATGGTGATGAGGGGGACGTGGGCCACGCTGCGGGAGCTGGGGGCCTTCCTGCAGCAGGTGAGCGCCAACAAGTGGGGGCGCGGCGTCGAGCAGAGGGTCCGCGAGGTGGAGGCCAAGATCCGGCAGGCGGGGCTCACCCCCCCCTCGCTGATGAAGCGCTCGGCCTCGCTGGCCAAGCTGGGCTGCCTGGAGCTGCTGGCCAACGAGCTGAGCGAGTGGGACCCGAGGGCCGCCTCCGCGGCCGCAGCCGCCGCCCCCAGCGTGGCGGACCCCCCCCCGCTGCACGGGGGCAGCGACGAGTCCAAGAAGAAGCAGCGGGTCCAAGGCTACACCTCCTCGGGACcgctgccccccgcccccgccccgctgCGGCCTCTCGGGCTGATCGCCATGGCGACCCGGCAGCAGTATGGAAGAACCCAGCCCTTGAGGAGGCTGAAGAGACGGAGCGTGAGCAACCTGTACCACACCATGTGA